The following coding sequences lie in one Pseudomonas syringae CC1557 genomic window:
- a CDS encoding NCS1 family nucleobase:cation symporter-1, giving the protein MTDQRPAGYSPRLHNHDLGPVPQKWTWYNILAFWMSDVHSVGGYVFAASLFALGLASWQVLIALLVGIGIIQVIANLVAKPSQQAAVPYPVICRLAFGVFGANIPAIIRGLIAVAWYGIQTYLASSALVIVVLRFFPELAAYQNMTFFGLSWLGWFGFLTLWVVQAAVFWTGMESIRRFIDWAGPAVYAVMFTLAGWIVWRAGWDNISFTLAEKELSGWAAFGQVVMAIALVVSYFSGPTLNFGDFSRYCRSMADVRRGNFWGLPVNFLAFSLVTVVIVSGTLPIFGEMIHDPIATVARIDNTTAVLLGAFTFVTATVGINIVANFVSPAFDFANVAPSRISWRAGGMIAAVASIFITPWNLFNNPEVIHYTLDVLAACIGPLFGILLVDYYLIKKQQIDVDALFNDTPSGRYWYTNGVNWTAVTALLLTALVGLCFTFIEWFKPIANFAWFTGCILGGVVFYALTRWSPERAANRLAPVGQN; this is encoded by the coding sequence ATGACAGATCAACGCCCGGCCGGATACAGTCCGCGCCTGCACAACCACGACCTGGGGCCGGTGCCGCAAAAGTGGACCTGGTACAACATCCTGGCGTTCTGGATGAGTGACGTACACAGCGTTGGCGGCTATGTGTTCGCCGCCAGTCTGTTTGCACTGGGGCTGGCGAGTTGGCAGGTCTTGATCGCGCTTTTGGTCGGTATCGGCATCATTCAGGTAATTGCCAATCTGGTCGCCAAACCCAGCCAGCAAGCCGCTGTTCCTTACCCGGTCATTTGTCGTCTGGCCTTTGGCGTGTTCGGCGCCAACATCCCCGCGATCATTCGCGGCCTGATCGCGGTGGCCTGGTACGGTATTCAGACTTACCTGGCGTCCAGCGCGCTGGTCATTGTGGTGCTGCGCTTCTTCCCCGAACTGGCTGCGTACCAGAACATGACTTTTTTCGGCCTGTCCTGGCTCGGCTGGTTCGGTTTCCTCACGCTGTGGGTGGTACAGGCCGCCGTATTCTGGACCGGCATGGAGTCGATCAGGCGCTTCATCGACTGGGCCGGCCCTGCGGTGTACGCCGTGATGTTTACGCTGGCGGGCTGGATCGTCTGGCGCGCCGGTTGGGACAACATCAGCTTTACCCTGGCTGAAAAAGAGCTGTCTGGCTGGGCTGCGTTCGGTCAGGTGGTGATGGCCATTGCGCTGGTGGTCTCGTACTTCTCCGGGCCGACCCTGAATTTCGGTGATTTCAGCCGCTACTGCCGCAGCATGGCGGACGTGCGTCGCGGTAATTTCTGGGGCTTGCCAGTGAATTTTCTGGCGTTCTCACTGGTTACAGTGGTGATTGTTTCCGGCACCCTGCCGATCTTCGGCGAGATGATCCACGACCCTATCGCCACCGTGGCGCGTATCGACAACACCACCGCCGTGCTGCTGGGCGCGTTTACTTTTGTCACCGCCACCGTCGGCATCAATATCGTTGCCAACTTCGTTTCCCCGGCCTTCGATTTCGCCAATGTGGCACCCAGCCGCATCAGCTGGCGCGCCGGTGGCATGATCGCAGCTGTGGCGTCGATCTTCATCACGCCATGGAACCTGTTCAACAACCCGGAAGTGATCCACTACACCCTGGACGTGCTCGCTGCCTGCATCGGCCCGTTGTTCGGCATCCTGTTGGTGGATTACTACCTGATCAAGAAACAGCAGATTGATGTCGACGCCCTGTTCAATGACACGCCAAGCGGCCGCTACTGGTACACCAACGGTGTGAACTGGACAGCCGTCACCGCCTTGCTGCTGACGGCGCTGGTCGGCCTGTGCTTCACCTTCATAGAATGGTTCAAGCCGATCGCCAATTTCGCCTGGTTTACCGGCTGTATCCTCGGTGGCGTAGTGTTTTATGCGCTGACACGCTGGTCGCCGGAGCGGGCTGCAAATAGGCTGGCGCCTGTCGGCCAGAACTGA
- a CDS encoding GntR family transcriptional regulator produces MTRPASAPLFLTPAADEKGRDEQIYQHVLEAIVEHRLAPGTRLPEDALAEVFEVSRTGIRKVLQRLALERLVTLRPKRGAEVAQPSAQEAQDVLGARQLIEPALMADIAARVAGQRLEALRLLCDQEHAAQHAGRHSEAIQLSARFHVQLCALAGNQVLTEQVAQLTTRSSLIVAVYGSRRSVGCDCGQHVDLLTLLEAGQGGQAREWMAEHLRRIRASLNVDEPVNETVDFHSIFKQR; encoded by the coding sequence ATGACTCGACCTGCCAGCGCTCCTTTGTTCCTGACACCTGCGGCCGATGAAAAAGGCCGTGACGAACAGATTTATCAGCACGTTCTTGAGGCGATCGTCGAGCACCGCCTGGCACCGGGCACGCGCCTGCCCGAGGATGCACTGGCCGAGGTCTTCGAGGTCAGCCGGACCGGTATCCGCAAGGTGTTGCAGCGCTTGGCGCTGGAGCGCCTGGTGACCTTGCGCCCCAAGCGCGGCGCGGAAGTTGCGCAGCCTTCGGCGCAGGAGGCGCAGGATGTTTTGGGTGCCAGGCAATTGATCGAACCGGCGCTGATGGCCGATATTGCTGCGCGTGTCGCGGGGCAGCGGCTGGAGGCGCTGCGCCTGCTTTGCGATCAGGAGCACGCGGCGCAGCACGCCGGGCGTCACAGCGAAGCCATCCAGTTGTCGGCGCGCTTTCATGTGCAGTTGTGTGCGCTGGCGGGCAATCAGGTATTGACCGAGCAGGTCGCACAGCTCACCACGCGTTCATCATTGATTGTTGCGGTTTACGGCTCGCGGCGCAGTGTGGGTTGCGATTGTGGTCAGCACGTTGATCTGCTGACGTTGCTCGAAGCCGGGCAGGGCGGACAGGCGCGTGAGTGGATGGCCGAACACTTGCGGCGCATTCGCGCCAGTCTGAACGTGGACGAGCCGGTTAATGAAACAGTCGATTTTCACAGCATTTTCAAGCAGCGCTGA
- a CDS encoding aspartate/glutamate racemase family protein: protein MRIQVINPNTSEAMTHKIGLAAQAVARPGTQILACSPEDGPVSIEGHFDEAIATLGVLEEIRKGREQHVDAHIIACFGDPGLLAAREYASAPVIGIAEAAFHMASLISTRFAVVTTLTRTRIIAEHLLQRYGFSEVCTSVRCIDLPVLALEESGPELIELMAEQALIARDQEGAGAIVLGCGGMADLARQLSEAIGLPVIDGVAAAVKLAESLVELGLTTSKHGDLADPIGKPFKGRFAYMSR, encoded by the coding sequence GTGCGTATTCAAGTGATCAATCCCAACACCAGCGAAGCCATGACCCACAAGATCGGTCTGGCAGCGCAAGCCGTCGCGCGTCCGGGCACGCAGATCCTTGCGTGCAGTCCGGAGGATGGCCCGGTGTCTATCGAAGGTCATTTTGACGAAGCCATCGCCACTCTGGGCGTGCTCGAAGAAATACGCAAAGGCCGCGAGCAACACGTCGATGCGCACATCATTGCCTGTTTTGGCGACCCAGGCCTGTTGGCCGCACGTGAGTACGCCAGCGCACCGGTCATCGGCATCGCCGAAGCGGCTTTTCACATGGCAAGTCTGATTTCCACCCGCTTTGCGGTCGTCACTACCCTGACCCGCACACGCATCATCGCCGAGCATTTGTTGCAGCGTTATGGTTTCAGTGAAGTGTGTACGTCGGTGCGCTGCATCGACCTGCCGGTGCTGGCGCTTGAAGAGAGCGGGCCGGAGTTGATCGAACTCATGGCCGAACAGGCGCTGATCGCCCGTGATCAGGAAGGTGCCGGCGCGATCGTTCTGGGGTGTGGCGGCATGGCCGATCTGGCCAGGCAACTGAGCGAAGCGATTGGTCTACCGGTTATCGACGGCGTTGCGGCTGCAGTGAAACTGGCCGAATCGCTGGTCGAACTGGGGCTGACCACCAGCAAGCACGGCGACCTGGCCGACCCCATTGGCAAACCGTTCAAAGGCCGGTTTGCCTATATGAGCCGGTGA
- a CDS encoding zinc-dependent alcohol dehydrogenase: protein MRALTYHGANSVKVDTVPDPVIEQADDIILRVTATAICGSDLHLYRGKIPTVEHGDIFGHEFMGVVEETGSAVTAVAKGDRVVIPFVIACGSCFFCDIDLFAACETTNTGRGAIMNKKSIPPGAALFGFSHLYGGIPGGQAEYVRVPKANVGPFKVPGTLSDEKVLFLSDILPTAWQAVTNAGIGAGSSVAIYGAGPVGLMSAACAKMLGAERIFMVDHHPYRLAYAQKTYGVIPINFDEDDDPADTIIRQTPGMRGVDGVVDAVGFEAKGSTTETILATLKLEGSSGKALRQCIAAVRRGGVVSVPGVYAGFIHGFMFGDAFDKGLTFKMGQTHVHRFMPELLEHIEAGRLEPEAIITHRMSLEDAALGYKLFDKKEEDCRKVILTPGNNTIVVPDNTTEALVGGGVPAM, encoded by the coding sequence ATGAGAGCTTTGACTTACCACGGCGCGAACAGTGTGAAGGTCGATACAGTGCCGGACCCTGTGATCGAGCAAGCGGATGACATCATTCTGCGCGTAACGGCCACCGCCATTTGCGGTTCCGACCTGCACTTGTATCGCGGCAAAATCCCGACGGTGGAACACGGCGACATCTTTGGTCACGAGTTCATGGGTGTCGTAGAAGAAACAGGCTCGGCCGTCACGGCCGTGGCCAAAGGCGATCGCGTGGTGATCCCGTTTGTTATCGCCTGCGGCAGCTGTTTTTTCTGTGACATTGATCTGTTCGCCGCCTGCGAGACCACCAATACCGGGCGTGGCGCGATCATGAACAAGAAGTCCATTCCGCCAGGGGCCGCCTTGTTTGGTTTCAGCCATCTGTATGGCGGCATTCCCGGTGGCCAGGCTGAATATGTGCGGGTGCCCAAGGCCAACGTCGGTCCGTTCAAGGTGCCCGGCACGCTGTCTGACGAGAAGGTGCTATTCCTCTCCGACATCCTGCCCACAGCCTGGCAGGCAGTGACCAATGCGGGGATAGGCGCGGGGTCAAGCGTTGCCATCTACGGCGCAGGTCCGGTCGGTTTGATGAGCGCAGCGTGCGCGAAAATGCTGGGTGCCGAGAGGATCTTCATGGTCGATCACCACCCGTATCGCCTTGCCTACGCACAGAAAACCTACGGTGTGATCCCGATCAATTTCGATGAAGACGATGATCCGGCAGACACCATCATTCGCCAGACACCGGGCATGCGAGGCGTGGATGGCGTGGTCGATGCAGTGGGTTTCGAGGCCAAGGGCAGCACGACGGAAACCATCCTTGCCACCCTGAAACTCGAAGGCAGCAGCGGCAAGGCCCTGCGTCAGTGCATCGCCGCGGTGAGACGTGGTGGCGTGGTCAGCGTGCCGGGCGTATACGCCGGGTTCATCCACGGCTTCATGTTCGGTGACGCGTTCGACAAGGGCCTGACCTTCAAAATGGGCCAGACCCACGTGCATCGCTTCATGCCCGAATTGCTGGAGCACATCGAGGCCGGTCGACTTGAACCCGAAGCCATTATCACCCACCGCATGTCACTGGAAGACGCAGCCTTGGGCTACAAGCTGTTCGACAAGAAGGAAGAGGATTGCCGCAAGGTCATTCTGACGCCGGGCAATAACACCATTGTGGTGCCAGACAACACGACTGAAGCCCTGGTCGGGGGTGGCGTGCCGGCTATGTGA
- a CDS encoding LysR family transcriptional regulator: MSLVQDRRILYFFEAVRLGSVRAAADYLNVAPSAVSRQIAQLEQELGSPLLERHRRGVKPTEAGDKVLAYYRQRLTQQEVLLDSIQALRGLHSGSVTLVSGEGFLESLAQPLARFSELYPRIELIVNVCGSNEVIRQVVEDEAHIGLVFNPAADPKIRSHAHQRQPVCVITGPDHPLTDETGAIELRALEQYRVALPAVSYGIRQILLQAEHQLGITVQPTLTCSTFAMLKHFAMQGGVTLLPTFVVEEEIKSGKLRALPLQHEVFSSPQTHLISRLGRQLSVGANRLMGMLLQDMTAFRN, translated from the coding sequence ATGAGCCTCGTTCAAGATCGACGCATCCTGTATTTTTTCGAAGCCGTACGGTTGGGCAGTGTTCGGGCTGCGGCCGATTACCTCAACGTGGCGCCCTCGGCGGTCAGCCGCCAGATCGCCCAGTTGGAACAGGAGTTGGGCTCACCGCTGCTGGAGCGCCATCGACGCGGCGTAAAGCCGACCGAAGCTGGCGACAAGGTGCTGGCTTATTACCGCCAGCGGCTGACACAACAGGAAGTGCTGCTGGACTCGATTCAGGCGCTGAGAGGCTTGCACAGCGGCTCGGTGACGCTGGTCTCCGGGGAAGGGTTTCTCGAAAGCCTGGCGCAACCACTGGCCCGGTTTTCCGAGCTGTATCCTAGAATCGAACTGATCGTGAACGTATGCGGCAGTAACGAAGTGATCCGCCAGGTGGTCGAGGATGAAGCGCACATCGGTCTGGTCTTCAACCCGGCTGCCGACCCGAAAATCCGCTCGCATGCGCATCAGCGTCAGCCCGTGTGTGTGATCACCGGCCCGGATCATCCGCTGACTGATGAAACGGGTGCGATAGAGCTGCGAGCACTCGAACAATACCGCGTCGCGCTGCCAGCGGTGTCTTACGGCATTCGCCAGATTCTCCTGCAAGCCGAGCATCAACTGGGCATCACGGTGCAGCCGACGCTGACCTGCAGCACCTTCGCCATGCTCAAGCATTTTGCCATGCAGGGCGGCGTTACGTTGCTGCCGACCTTCGTGGTGGAAGAGGAAATAAAGTCTGGAAAGCTGCGCGCCCTGCCTTTGCAGCACGAAGTGTTCAGCAGCCCGCAGACGCACCTGATCAGCCGCCTGGGCCGTCAGTTAAGCGTTGGCGCCAACCGTTTGATGGGCATGCTGTTGCAGGACATGACGGCATTTCGGAATTGA